ATTTCAGATTCCTGTAGCCATCAAACAAAGGATGGATAAAGGGCCCTGCAAAAATCTATAGAAGCTacgtataataaatatattaatatcgTTATACTAAAAATGAAATTACTaaacatgatttttcaaattaaatccaGGATTGGATGGAAGAATAGTTGCACTTGAAGGAGTTCACACCACTTATATGTGCAAAGATATCTGAGGAATCGACCAAACCATCATCTTCCTTCACAACTATCTGCAAGTACAAACACGGAAAGAGTATATATTAGGATTAGGGAATATAATTATGCCATCAAATAATTGAAAAGGTAAAAGTGATAgggaatttttcttttcctttttttgttttatcttctcTCTTAAGACTCTGTACATGgaacttttattcttttaccaTCCACAGGTATTACAATATTGTCAATACTAATTCCTTAGATCTCTAAATATAACTTGGAAACttcagagactagatagcaaattAAGAGGACCTCGGTGTGTGTCAATTTAGTTGTCTAAACTCTAAAGATCATCATCATATACTGATATACCTCAACTTAATCCTTGAAAAATTCAACAGTGAATCAAACTATTTATTCTATCGGTTAAATAATGACTAccataaattattttatgacACATCATCATATTTGATTCAtcattgaaattttatggagTAATTTGAATCGTATAAATTCCTTTTAAGACCAAATTGAAGATGCATGTTTTTTGGTGATTATTTTAACTTTGAACCCGTTAAATAATTGAAGACGGCTTTATTAGGAGTcttacttcttcttcatcatcttcttcatgattgctACAAGCTGGTCTATGGTTCTCTCCGAAGTCATCATTCTTTGCAAACCTTCCTCGAACTCGGGGTCGGCTATCAGCCAGAGTTTTGCGGCATGCATACTGCATATTTTCCAGAATGATCACTAATTTGGTATCAATCGAACTTTAGAAAATAAATGGGAACACATAAAAcgataacaaataaaatatattggaatccatgcttaatttttttaatgcgaaaaatgaaaaatatattgaaatcaaaagttttgtttgaaaaaaaaaaaaaNNNNNNNNNNNNNNNNNNNNNNNNNNNNNNNNNNNNNNNNNNNNNNNNNNNNNNNNNNNNTATAGTACCTTgattttcttgctgaaatttCTTTCATTTCTCTTCTTCATGTATCTATGaatcttttccttcctttgcTCAACAGAAAGTTTACCAACTTTTAAGGTAGAGTCCTCCAAGTTTGAGATTTCTGGTGCCAAAGTGGCAGAGCCTCCAGAACCAGGTACAAGTTGCTGACTCTCACTACTAAGTGTCTGGGACAGAAAATTACAAACCGAAGATTAATCCATTATCCAAAATATCATAGTTACATGAATTCACTGATTGCATGACATACCCCAAACTAGTTCAAAATTCATCTATATACCAGAATATTTATAAGTATATTTCCATATAACATATTTTACATGTCGTGTACTGCGTACTGGTTTCGCAACGAAAAGCAACTATGATCTAAATACATAGAGAAAATATGCTGGCGCATACATTACAAAATTGTTATTAACTGTTATCCAACCCATGAAAAGAGGGTCTCATTAATGATGAttctgtttgtttttttttttttttttatgcttttttcTCTTTNNNNNNNNNNNNNNNNNNNNNNNNNNNNNNNNNNNNNNNNNNNNNNNNNNNNNNNNNNNNNNNNNNNNNNNNNNNNNNNNNNNNNNNNNNNNNNNNNNNNNNNNNNNNNNNNNNNNNNNNNNNNNNNNNNNNNNNNNNNNNNNNNNNNNNNNNNNNNNNNNNNNNNNNNNNNNNNNNNNNNNNNNNNNNNNNNNNNNNNNNNNNNNNNNNNNNNNNNNNNNNNNNNNNNNNNNNNNNNNNNNNNNNNNNNNNNNNNNNNNNNNNNNNNNNAAATCATGAGACAACGTAATTGtttaacaataaaatatattttttatccataaaatttgttcaaaattttaaaaatatttttaaattttaaattattttaattttgtcccaaaaatttttatttgcatcaaatatatatcTTATCATCTAAGACAACCTACTTGCTAtgtatacaatttttttaaaatttttgataaattttaaaataaaaaagatattttatctattttttaaagatttaaagTGAATTTTGTGCATATACATAAGGGACTAATATCTACTATGTTATGTGTATAAAATCAGTAATTAAGTCGGtcatcaataaaaaatacatattgaaatataaaaatacattgaaaataaattagactatatatatttatacataaatacattagTAGATGATTTTAGTGACTTGCTTTAGTATACGAACCACATTTTTGAACTAATATTTACACTACGTTCAATACAGAGACGAATttgtttggtaaataaaaattgattgaATTCGTCATTTATCACTTGCATGGTTTAAAAACTTCAAGCCTGGTTAAACATGTCAAGTGAGAAGTGACAAGATTTTCCATGCAAAAAATACCAAGTTTAGTTTTTCTTGAATAAAGAAATTAAGGATAACTGAACTAATGTAGTATGAAAAATTCTTCTCACATACCTGAAGATCTGGTGGATTAAACACCCTCTGAATTGAATCTGTACAAAATATTCCACCATTTTCTCCCTGGTAATCGATTTCTTGAGCTTGAAGTTCCGAACCGAGTAGAATGTTGCCACCAAACAAGGCAGAATCAGCAGATAAGGCGGTAGTAAGAGGAGGCATGAACACTCCTAAGCCAGCAGGGCTGAGATAAGAGCAAGAAGGTGCGGAAGAAGAGTTAATAGGAACATAAGAAGCCATTGAAGACATGCATTCATCTTCGAAAACAGAAGATACTAATGGATTCCCCATAAGTGGTGGAACAACAACAGTAGTAGCAGTGTCAGTTGGATACTGATGAGGGAGACCCTTGAGAACCGAAGGCGAGGAGAAGTCAAATTGTTCCGGCTGAGTTGTGATATTTGGGAGAAGAGATGGAACTGGAAAAGCTGCGGctggagaagaagagaagtctATGGAAGCAGAGATGTCATTGTCAAGGTCTTCTTGGGAGTCAAAGATAACCGAAAGGTTGTTACAGCTGTCCGGTggtttgttgttattgttattggcCGCAACGGCCGCTGCCGAGGCAGTTATATCTTGTGTTGTACTAGTTGGTGTGGTGACTGTATTGGTCTTGTATTGTGCCTCTTCAAAGCAACAGTTTGAGGTTGAGGTAACCTCAGAGCTCTGAAGACCCGCCTCCGGGAACAACTCGTCATCGCAGAGTTCGAAGATTCGGGCGTTGATTGGGCTTGAAATCTCCTCCTGCAGTGTGTTACATAGAAGCAATGTGAACAACATCGCTAGAAGAAATAAAATGCTATGCAAATAGTACTCAGAATAATTAATGTGAAGAACCAGTTCTTCTTTAtaagatgaaaacaagaaacGTGATTCTCTGTAGTTTTCATTCACTACGGGGGGATTTGAACTTTGAAATCTGAATCCTATTCCTCTTTTTGTTGATAGACATGAGTCTGATCTGATCACTTCAGAACAGaacagagagagaaagaaaagaaaaaagaaaattcacaGTTTGAAACTTTtgaagttaataataataatattattctcTATGTATATGTCTTCATCAAGTGGTTGGAGTTCTAAAATGAAAAACGTTATGCACTTATGCCCAATTAATAGAACAGTATCTGCCATCTTTGTCTATGAGAAAAACGAAACGAATTCAATGTACAAAATACCAATGGGGGGAAATTCTACATATAATTCTAAGTTGGTTGCATAGTCTAGTCAATTTTTGGCCATATTTAGTAATAGAGACAGATAAGAAAATTCTCCAAATTAGTTTTGCTTTTTTgagtttatactttatattgTTAAAAGAGATGGAGACATGTAAGTACGgaactataataataataataataataataataataataataataagaagaagaagaagaagaagaaggtgtaTGGAATGGCTACTATTATGGTGCTGCTACGATAGTTATACAActttatcaatatttaaaaatattgttaaaattaaaataataattttaatatttgaaataatgttttaattttaaaaataaaaataaaaagtattataaaaatatgaaaattttaattttaattttaataacactttttaaatattatccAAGCTATACTTATCATCAAAATAACAGTTCTCATGAACTCTGAAAACAAAGTCCTCTCACAGTCTCACGCTATGTTATTACTCACTCTTCTAAAATATCTTTTgtatcaaaatttcaaaataaaagataaaagagtaacttttttctttcttttttttatatatagtaaATTGGAGATTATTAAATTCATAAAGGGGGCCCTTTAATGCTATATATGTATccatttgatgaatttttgtcatttaattaATCAAGCCCCCTCCCCCCTTTTTCTGTTCTCTCCTTCTTAACCTATCTAACTAAGAACATCAAGAATTAGCAAATATCTTACACAACAAGCATATGCACAAAAAGGTATAAATATTCCATAAGAACTTGAAATCTATGTAGTGGTTATGCACGGAAACTCTTACATATATGTACATGCATCACTTTTACGATGTTGCCCCTTAAGAAAAATGACTTTGTGTGTTGTGCTAGATTGGATAATATCAAATAAAGAGCAAAGCCTAATTCTCACGGAGTCTTTGATTCGTTCTTAGTGCCTAGTCAATTAACATTATATATGCTCACACCAACCATGTATATAAATAGagggaaaagaaataaaacgcTTGTTGTCCTATAATTAACAATTTTGTGGGAATGGCCTTATTGGAAAAAGAATTTGAGTGTTCAAAATTAAGATGAAGACATGTaacaaacacaaacacaaaaataaacCATATTCATCATTCATGGTTCATGCATATGAGAAAATTGAAGTGGACTAGAGCTTTTCCGGGAGAAATGAATTAAAGTCAGGCAATGAATTGCACCATAAGaattaatacaaatttaattgCTTTCTAAAACATGAGAAAAAACTGACCTGAATAATagtattaaagaaaaaattttaaaaaaaagagggaaaagaaaaccTTATTATCAAGTTCATGCACTAATATCACTCACATGCAAAAACCCATTATCTAAGGTTAATGAAGCTCCAAACATGCACCAACGTATTTgctactatatatataataacaaaaatactgTTTTGATGAGATTATTACAATGGAGATTTGCTCAGTTGGAGGTTGGGCTGGCGATGGCAACGACGACAGTGGCGGTGGTGGCGGGTGAATAACATCTTGCAACATGATGATGATCCCTCTtggaaagaaattaaaggaGGAGGAGGCAATGAACAAGGCACGTAcgtaaacagaaaattaaaaattgaaaactatgattatatgtatatatgtatgtaaaatCTAATACATATACACTTGTGGGAGTGTGAaaaatattacatataattCTGTGTTGTCCCACAGATGTGCGTGACTAAAAACAAGGCACAACAACAACACTCCATAATATATGTACAAAATTTTAAGACAAAAGAGACAAAGAAAGTTGTATGcacaaagagagagaagagagagggaatATGATGGGGAGAGAGTAGTTAGCTAAGAAGATGGGGAGTATGAGGGTGTCAAAGActtgaaaaattagttaatgTGCATATATAGGGAAATGGGGTCGTGGGTAAAAGGCGTCAAGCCTGACTCTCGCGGGCGTCAACGCGACACTTGCGTTGGGCCATGAGCCTTGTGAAGTGGATGCCATGCTCATCACTTCAATTTTTCAACACATATTTATATAATCAGTCAGAAATGTTTGAGAGACAAGAAATTTCACCCTAAAACTGTCGAGAGTTTTTAGTTTTGACTTTATTTATATCATTTACATTACAACAATACTAGGAACTAACTCTATATAAGCCAAGAAGAATCAGTCAACTGATAAACTAGAGGCACTGGTGACTTTAACCGAATGTTGCTACTGATAGGCACACGgatgttttttttcttgtaaattggatggtttTAGATATGATTTCTATGTTTTATGTGTTACACATtaataaaacaattaattatatGGAACCAACTAATGAATGATCAAAGCATCTGTTCTATGATTCTCTCCTAACACTATCGTATCTTTCCTCATGTTTTGAATgtggtcaacaataatttaacaaacaaattaaattataaattaataaacctaattataattaattatgttgttccattcttggctgattattagttggttccatatacttttcctttacATTATTATACATATACCTCGCGCGCATACATAAGATTAATTTTCATGAATTGGATGAATATTAGCACCACAATTACCTTGAAGATTAATGGATCAATATTATTTAATTcgtattaataatattttattttccttttaaaacCATCATTCGTTTATTTTCgtatgaaaaagtatagggagTTAAGTGTTCACCTGCAGCAAAGAATTGaacaactcaattaataatgattaattttaaattatttttttaaatttaaaatttgattaattgatattaatgacatttttgaatcaaaacttACCCTAATTTATTTTCACTTCCACTCACCATTCACCACACAAAACCACAAATCATAATTCTTCTTACCAATGCCCCACGGTGTCGTGGTAGCGTCCTCGCGCCACTAGCGTCGCCGCAGCACCATCCTCGCGCGCCATCGCCGGTTGTTCTTGCATCTTTCTCCGCAATTTCATCTGTCGTTCGCGCAGGAAAGACAGCCACGATCGCGCTTTTACTTCACCTTCCTCGCGTCTCATCGCAACTCCCCATCGCTCGCCACTCGCAACCCACGACTCTCCATCCGTCGCGACGCGCGATCAACTACTCTGATCTATAGCGACTCCTCCACTCGTCGCAACACGCCACTATGAGTCCCCCCACTATCCACACAACGCCGTCCAAGACGTCGTCGCCGGCCACACTGggcctcttcttctcctcctcctttttagttttgaatgattttattaactagttttttattttttcttacatTTCGGATGTTtgcttttattagttttaaattattcttttttctatgttttgtacattttttttcttagaatttggatgattctttttattagttttgaatGATTCTTTTTCCTatgttttgtatgtttttttttcttaaaatttggatgattttttatgttatgttttggtgctttttgttttttagaatttaaaatttttttgaaaagagaaaTTATTAGTGTTTACGTAATAAATGGTAAAAGGTGAATTAGAGTAAAAAGAGACAACTAATAATCATCAATTttgtatcttttaaaaaaataaatttaaataaccattaattaatgataattaatgTCATTAATTAGTAttgaatataatttaaaaatatttgtttgctTATTGTTGGCTACACTCCCTCTTGATTTTCAAGTGGGTATATAATTTGCAGTAacagtaataaaaatatattccaTGTTTATTATGTATATGCCGGAGATGGCTAAAAATTGttagggttaagtatgattttggtcccaACGTAGAGGTCAAAAATCGATTTCGTCCCTAACTTTTTTTTGCTACAAAATGGTCCCCAaagtttcagtttgttttaaaattgtccttcggacaaaaatacccttctCCCTTCACCCCAaaatcaaccaccaccaccaccacaagaACAGAAGCCTATGCCCAAccagaaccaccaccaccaccaccaccaccagtatcatcatggtcatcatca
This sequence is a window from Arachis duranensis cultivar V14167 chromosome 2, aradu.V14167.gnm2.J7QH, whole genome shotgun sequence. Protein-coding genes within it:
- the LOC107474385 gene encoding uncharacterized protein LOC107474385: MLQDVIHPPPPPLSSLPSPAQPPTEQISIEEISSPINARIFELCDDELFPEAGLQSSEVTSTSNCCFEEAQYKTNTVTTPTSTTQDITASAAAVAANNNNNKPPDSCNNLSVIFDSQEDLDNDISASIDFSSSPAAAFPVPSLLPNITTQPEQFDFSSPSVLKGLPHQYPTDTATTVVVPPLMGNPLVSSVFEDECMSSMASYVPINSSSAPSCSYLSPAGLGVFMPPLTTALSADSALFGGNILLGSELQAQEIDYQGENGGIFCTDSIQRVFNPPDLQTLSSESQQLVPGSGGSATLAPEISNLEDSTLKVGKLSVEQRKEKIHRYMKKRNERNFSKKIKYACRKTLADSRPRVRGRFAKNDDFGENHRPACSNHEEDDEEEIVVKEDDGLVDSSDIFAHISGVNSFKCNYSSIQSWI